A single region of the Triticum dicoccoides isolate Atlit2015 ecotype Zavitan chromosome 2B, WEW_v2.0, whole genome shotgun sequence genome encodes:
- the LOC119368294 gene encoding transcription factor MYB41-like, with protein MGRSPCCCHDAGVKKGPWTEEEDKTLVEHIQKRGGNVGSWRGLPKAAGLNRCGKSCRLRWTNYLRPDIKRGNFSDDEERLIITLHAGLGNRWATIATHLEGRTDNEIKNYWNTHIRKKLLRMGIDPATHQQLPPDHHLDGASASLLPEALLWAAAAASIGGLDTGALRQAQLLQQLLQTIGSNNDATNLIANLAAANSVLNASSSIVPSHLLQDQLNMLSGANCMQPAYLCNTSNFAEQDVVQRQLINDMSPGTSSFAAAEPADHLCNTTAAFASHDVAPAVDMLPVQEFAGSMEPMELQLPNLCSLESDSFWKELLDDGYRL; from the exons ATGGGGAGGTCGCCGTGCTGCTGCCACGACGCCGGCGTGAAGAAGGGGCCATGGACGGAGGAGGAAGACAAGACGCTGGTGGAGCACATCCAGAAGCGCGGCGGGAACGTCGGCAGCTGGCGCGGCCTGCCCAAGGCCGCCGGGCTGAACCGCTGCGGTAAGAGCTGCCGCCTCCGGTGGACCAACTACCTCCGTCCCGACATCAAGCGCGGCAACTTCTCCGACGACGAGGAGCGCCTCATCATCACCCTCCACGCCGGCCTCGGCAACAG GTGGGCGACGATCGCGACGCACCTGGAGGGCCGGACGGACAACGAGATCAAGAACTACTGGAACACGCACATCCGCAAGAAGCTCCTGCGCATGGGGATCGACCCCGCCACGCACCAGCAGCTGCCACCCGACCACCACCTTGACGGCGCCTCCGCCTCGCTCCTGCCCGAGGCACTCCTAtgggcggcggcggccgcgagcATCGGAGGCCTAGACACCGGCGCACTCAGGCAGGCGCAGCTTCTGCAGCAGCTCCTCCAGACCATAGGCTCCAACAACGACGCAACTAACCTCATCGCCAACCTAGCTGCCGCAAACTCAGTGCTGAACGCAAGCAGCAGCATCGTTCCAAGCCACCTGCTCCAGGACCAACTGAACATGTTGTCTGGGGCGAACTGCATGCAGCCTGCTTACCTCTGCAACACCTCCAATTTTGCAGAGCAAGACGTGGTGCAGAGGCAGCTGATCAATGACATGTCACCTGGAACGAGCTCCTTTGCAGCAGCTGAACCAGCGGACCATCTCTGCAACACTACTGCTGCATTCGCATCTCATGATGTTGCACCAGCGGTTGACATGCTGCCGGTGCAGGAGTTCGCCGGCTCGATGGAGCCCATGGAACTACAACTACCCAATCTATGCTCCCTGGAGAGCGATTCTTTCTGGAAGGAGCTACTTGATGACGGCTACCGTCTATAG